A stretch of DNA from Leguminivora glycinivorella isolate SPB_JAAS2020 chromosome 12, LegGlyc_1.1, whole genome shotgun sequence:
ttaaataataattatgaaaaatTTCATGATACTTTacaaaacattttaaataaatgtataccCTTAAGAACTATTAAAGTAAAAACTAACTCAAAAAAAAACTGGCTCACAAAGGGCATCAAAATTTCTTGCAAAACTAAAAGATTGTTAAAAATTATGGTTGCCCAATCAAATGACATAACACTTACTAAACATTATAAACAGTAccaaaaattattgaaaaaaaccatatttaagtctaaaaaactCCAATATATACGGAAAATGAAAAAATCCGATAATATAGTTAAAACTATGTGGCAAATAATAAAAGAGCGTACTAACAAAAATTTTACACAAACGCGGCAAAACATTGAGCTATCGATCCATGATAAGCTAACGTCGGATCCTAAGCAAGTGTCGAACATATTCAACTCATTTTTCGCATCAGTGGGAGAAGTTGAAGCTGGACGTACCCCGCCACGCGGCCGACCGGTACTCCTACCCACCACAAACTCAATTTACTTAAGCCCGGTAGATATGCCAGAGGTAAAACGAAttataataaacttaaaaaataaaaaaagttccgGAGCTGACGAGTTGCCGCCTATACTATTTCGACACTGTGCTGACGAATTAACTTTTCCTTTTTACATGTTAATTAATCAGTCTTTTACCGATGGGTCATTTCCcgatatgttaaaaaaatccaTTATTAAGCCCATACATAAGAAGGGCAAAAAAAACGATCCTAGCAACTATCGACCCGTGGCCCTTCTACCCACATCCTCTAAAATATTCGAGACTGCCATGTACAACCGCGTATACTCTTTTTGTGAAAAGTACAATATTTTTGATGACGCTCAAAACGGGTTCCGGGAAGACCGTTCTACTACTCTGGCCGCatacaaatatatattaaatgTTTTAGATATACTTAATGACAAAAGGTACGCAATCGGCATATTACTAGATATGTCTAAGGCATATGATATGGTCCAATATGGCatactattaaataaaatatatgagaTAGGAATAAGGGGAATTGCTCACGACTGGTTTACGTCTTACCTCAAAAACCGAGAACAGTGTGTCGCGATAGAATGTATGGACCATACAACGGGTGAAATAACAAGCGTAATATCTGATCAGCTACCCGTCAGGCATTCTATCCCTCAGGGGAGTGTAATTGGATGTTTGCTCtttctaatttatattaatgataTTCCTAAAGCAGTTTCACAGTCTTGTGTACTTTTTGCCGATGACATCTCGATCCTAACCTCATGTAGTGATGACGCAAACATAAACCAAGacgtaaattatattttaaataatgtaacaGAATGGATGGAAGACCataatttaaaactaaatatttataagACTAAAATCATACAATTTAGGCCTTATCAGAAAACCCCCTTATCACAACATTTTGAcataaatggaacaaaattggATTTCGTGGACTCCGCAAACTTACTGGGTTTCGTTATTGACTCAAATATTAATTGGAAGGAACATGTAGCCAAAATTAAATCAAAACTATCATCTTTCGTGTACgcattaaaagaaataaaaagatcAACTGACTTCAACTCTGCGATTACAGCTTATTACTCCTATGCCTATTCTTGGCTTACATACGGCATCATACTATGGGGTAACAGTACAGACGTCAAGGATCTTTTTATTCTGCAGAAAAAAGTGTGTGCGGATACTAGCAAACATAAAAATCCCAGAGAGCTGTAGtccttattttaaaaaatttaatatgttAACCTTAGTTTCTGTATACATTTACGAGGTATGTAAATTTGTAAGAAAAAACCCACAGCTGTACACGTCAATTATAGATCAGACCCGCCGTTATGAATCTAGGTTCAAAAATAACCTAGTTCCTGTATCAGGGTCTACAATGAAATTGCATAGTGACAGTCCACACTCCACGTCTATCAAGATATACAacaaattaagtaataaattaaaagaagaaaaaaatataaataccttcTTAAACAAACTAAAAAATCTATTAATAGGGAAATGTTACTATAATCTACAAGAGTTTTTGCAAGAcaaagaaatttaaaattaaaactatttaatataCTTAACCATGAAAACATGCATTACTTTGTTAGCGCCATTAATATTTAggcaatataatatattatgtagaattatttattgtggTTAAGTTTTgtatatattgttttattgttaattagtaTGTATTTTCATTAGGATAGATTAGTATATAAGTTCTAGATTATAAGATAATCTGCTATGCCCTAACAGGGTGTCATGTAACGTGTACCCATTTTTATGTATACTTATGTGAAagcatgaataaatgaatatgaatatgaatatgaatatgaatatgaataaataattatctaATTAGCACAGACGTACAGAAAGGTCGGAGAGTCCGTTCCCTGATACTGGCACCACTTTTGAGCGTGTCTTTTTTGTCTACTTttttaaaatgtgatatttttgataaattgtgTGTTTATTTTTCAGATTCACTAGCTTTATCAATCTTATTAGGTTAAAAAGTGGTCGTGTTACCATTTTCCACCAAGTTTGTGGAGAAATGTATCAAAAATTTaaggaaattctgggacactttctTCTATTGAGATGCAAATAGGCTAGTTTattactagtcaaatcagcttctttttaagaactgtgaaAAAGATTTGCTCGTAtggaattattatgaaataggtacctactgaggagtaacgtcacggtcaattcatttactttatatttatctttctctttgacttattaaatagaaattatgtttaatcataactactgtccatgtttttcttctaattatgtggtgcctTATTTCGTGCACAGCACAAAATATTctattttaagtacaggaaacTAGCATATTGCtcgtgattctgaatagtacTGGCCTTCACTAAAATTaggtatcataaaataaaaaatagcctattgctcgtgattctgaaaaaaaaaaaatctcttttaaTGTTTGTATCCTTACGAAGTAATACATATGTCAATGGTTGTTATACTTGAGAGTTGTTTCCGGCGTCGCCAGGTTTTTTGGTGCATTGGTTTGATGATGCCTGCGGTAGGTAGCGCGTGAGTTGAGAGCTAAGCGGATTGATGTTTTATTGAGTTACATCAAAAAAACTCACTCGGAGAGGTTTAAAAGAAAATTCGGGGGCTATCTATCACCACTATAATTCTTGAGGACTTTAGTaggtagcaaagaggatcgagttttatagtgttactgtcaaagtaaaatgtgtacctaatcacagtgcatagccTCTGCCAtgtctcgacacaggcttaaaacatttgaacctcatttttgacaatttggcccatattcttagcttgatatgtgttaaaatgtcaaatattaatattagcgccatctagccaagcgtcccccaaaggtgtagcgccatctaggtcaccatacctttttctctatggttctgaggtacgttttttcttagactatctgtctatacggagttacataggTATGTCtttggtaggtaggtacataagatGATAATTTATGACTGATGCATAATAATTGATACTTAAGTATGTTAAGATTTACACGCCAGTCAGTCGAGATTCCCCCTCCCCCGTACCTTATTAAAGTTCGTCTTCCTCAAACCCGCATTGCAGTCATATACAGTATACACAGTACGTTGTCAAAATTggatatgtacctacctaattactaTCAAAAACTATGAACCGTAGTTTTTCAACTCTGCGGTAGGTCCAGGCTTACAGGAAGCAAGTGTTTAGGAAGAAGCGATGTTTGGTCACACGTTGATCAAACACTATCGCTTCCTAAACTTGTTTGCCTAATAGGTAGTGGACTTTATTTTGTGTGGGTGTTACGGATAGGACATCCACGTTGGGGTCTCCATGGGCTGTGGTAATCGCTCACTATCAGGTGATCCGTATGCTCTTTTAGTTCTTCGGGGTTAAATCGAAAAACCAGACGCGAATCTGACAACGCTAAACTATAaatgcgttttcatattatcctaTCCGATCGAAGGTAATGTGATTAtcgaatgtaggaccgatatctatCCTACACATTAATGCTAAGTACATTGCTCACATCACAACACTTTCGTTGCGGCAATTAGTTCACACATTCACTGTCAGTAGGTATGATTAGGTAGGAAAGTGAACACAAGGTATGTGTTGCTGGCCACGAATGTCTTATCATCATCGACCGGATGCTCCAATTAATGTGTTAGTTAGCTACACGTAGAAGAGATAGACCCAAGAAGAGAAACAAAATGTATATTATTCTGAACTGCTGTATATTCAACCATAGAACTAGAATCGATCATAATCTTTCCCACTTTACTTATTTACTAGCGCGGGTTCGCGTAGGTGATGTCTCATAAATATCGGTAGGTGGGTACCATTTCGCGCCTCCTGTTGCGCGTCCCTACACATGACGACAAAGCGATTTATTTATCTAATCGTTCATCAACAATTCTACTACACAGGCCCACCTACAGGCTATTTTAGAATGAATAACGGTGTACACCGGTATTTCTGGTTGGAAAACCGAATACGAGGAGCTTGTTGGATGTACagtcaaatataaaatatacggTGTAGCAAGAACGATTGTAATCGTCCTTGGGTGTAGTAAGTCCCTACACAAGTTGGTCCAAAATATGTCCCAGTACAACTGGGACATATTTTGAACTAAATAGGAGCATAGGACCATAGCTAAATAAGAGCAAgttgtgtacagtcaaccaattagaatcctaggccattcTACAACCATGGACCCACattttcaaaactgaaagttataattgtcatattagacattgaatACCACTTGTAAACTTacagcttcgagaaatgggccccatgtcaaaataacaagcaattaagagatttcttacaatctgatttgatttataaattataacgacACTATGACATCGTTCTACagtggttccaattggttaactatacctacactttttatttgtaagtacttgactgtacttatgtTGGTACAATGTGCAATAACAAACGATAAAGTGCAATAGTGATATGGACGAATGTGGCATAAGAATAGGAAGGAATAGATGTCCTtcatattaacccttaaatgcatggtgaattggtgatgtatatatgcatcatatatttgatggcccgtggctcggtACGGCTCATGACACATGTACcgccccccccctccccccttcCCTTAAGGTTTAAGAACTTTATTCTCAAAACAAAGCATTTAGGTAACATccacattcatacatacataaacgtAGAATATTCAATGGGTCGTCGGGATAGCCAATGAAACACCAAGATCGATTTTCAATAACTCATTTATTCAACTGTACACCGATTCACAGCTGTTGCATGGTACACCACAAGCACAGATAACAATAAACCACTATCTATAGGTAATCCGTGTGCCGACTCGCACGATGAAATGCCGCATacaattacattattatttatatcacCGCTGGTAACGAGGGATGTAATcgcaataaattaatttaattataaagaaATAACATGTTACTGTGcctatcgaaaaaaaattgtctaactGTTTACGCTACGTTTATTTCTTAGAGACAGGTTTGTAGGCTAGCTTCCTGGACTTCATGGTGGTCCACTTGTGCCGCTTGAGGTAGTAGACGAAGACGCCGAGGAGGGAGAACATGCCGATGACCTTGATGGTCATGAGGCGGCGGTCGTCGAGCTCGGGCTCCGAGCACCAGCGCAGGAACGTGGCCACGTCCTTGGCCAGCTGCGACGCTGTGGGCGCGGTGCCGTCGGAGTATTCGGCGGCCTGGAaatcaattttattaatatttaaatgttagtcacagttaggcactggtctcaccgaGAGccagtaaactatgagctattggctataaaaacgaacaaaagataagcactagCAGATAAGCAcacgtaaataaaagagacacggcgatgtttatagttactcgcccagcggttagctatcaatatcgccgtgtctcttttatttgcacgggagtgcttatgttttgttcgtttttatagccgatagctcatagcttactagctcgcgatgggaccagtgccttatactTGTCAGTAGAATATGCACGAAATTCATATTCTCTATGGGAAGTCAACTCTTTTCTTCTACATTtttaacacttttttttttaattataaatggggttactcttggccacagactagccaaaggcaaaaaccTGGCTTACGATAGAGTGagttcgcccagaagatgcctgttcaccttagatttgaaggttgccgggttatatgagccgGAATCACCAATCAGCACCAAGTAAAGTGTTGTGTTTGTAAAAATATAGGTAGCATTACAGTGGTGGTCCGTTTTTACATGTACAGTTTTACTATATTTTGCCAGTTGACatacaaaaacttaattaataCTTACTAGAAGCTTTAGCAACCTATACAATTTTACAGCCAATCTACACGATTTCTCAAAAAACACAAATATATTAGATACATTGAATCTCGAAAGcggaatgtaatttaaattttaaatcgaAATACTAGAGTTGAAATTGTATGACATGTATAttgagggtttactggtgaaacccgataagttaaGCAAAccggtttttgaaattcgaactatgtgtaatttccacaatgttatTTCAAGGAGAAATTATCTCGGTTTATCAGGTTTCaccatttatttatatgtagttAATAAATCGTAGGTGCTATGGCTGGAAAAGGATACAATTTTCTACTGACAAAGTTTATGTGTCAAAGCATACATAGTTCTATATATAATAACGCGAGAGACTGCAGCTACATGCCAGTATCAACCTTCGTGCATTCTGATTTTGTTCCATATCACGCGTGTCCATGTGGATTTCATGGAGGCTACTTACCTCGTCGAATAGTGACTGTGCCATAGAGATGGCTCCGCCCGGGAAGTAAAGGTTGTAGTTCTGTCGGTTCTGTCACTCCCTAAGTACGACGCCGGCGGGCTCATTCATACAACCAGTGAGCATCAACTAGAAGCGATCACATAGCTAATAGGTCTCTAAGGCAACACTTACTTCGTCAAACAGTGACTGTGCCATAGAGATGGCTCCGCCCGGGAAGTAGGGGTTGTAGTTCTGTCCCTCCCTAAGTACGATGCCGGCGGGCGGGTCCATGTATCCCGTGAGCAGAGCGAAGATGTAGTCCTCGCCGCCCTTGCGGCCCGACACGATCAGCGACAGGTCGGGCGGGTAGGCGCCTGAAaaccaaatattttttataattataacgtgTATCTGTATAATTATAACGTgtatttgtataattataacgtgtatttgtataattataacgtgtatttgtataattataacCTATCGACGCGAAATTAAACATTTGGATGAAGTATTTTCTCGTCCCCGGTGTGGTGacggcaggggcggctcactccgcgattctatcgccgcgctacaagtacatgccggcggccgcgagttcgcggcccgttcactggtgacgaccttcacgcggcgcaatagaattcaatgtcggctgctcgcgtgcggtccgtttgttaatgtaggtaagaatttagaatggcggcattttgtgaatatcaaaggagtgagccttctgtacttgtactattatatattctatggTGACGGTTTAAGTGTTATACCACCCCCTTTTTCTTTTCCGAGGTTTAAGATCTCCCTAAACATATCGACCCGATCGTCTCGATAggaaaattgtgatattgcagtgacatatTAGTAGTTCAACACCAAGAAAAAGGGGgtaatgtaatttttaaacCACATGGGGGACGAAAAAATActtcatacaaatatttaacttgaTCCTCTGCTGTTTCCTTGAACCTTACAGCATCAATTTaaccattttttaaatatctttcaCGTCTTACAACACTTTATTGATAGGTACTAAATGATAGCACCAATTTTATCTATTCAATGATTTAATTTGTATCAGGAACTTTAAAATCGTAAACCACACGTACTACTGCTATTTTCCCAATCATCTCACccttgtatttattttaaaaacctgCCAATCTACTGGGTGATGACATGTCATGAATGGATCTACTACAAATCTTTAAATAGATTATTTGTAAAAATACCTTCATACCGAGTCATCTGCTAATCAATATTAGAATACACTACAAGTACTTTTGGTACAATTGTAGTATGACGATTGGCAGGCAGCCAAGTAAACTGTTATAGGAGTGCATTGCTCATGTTGCGCCAAAAATAAAAAGCCAACTTACACATTAATCGAATGTACAACTACAATATTTAGCATTGGTTGCAAAATTATCCAGAATCTTCAGTACATAAGTCATTCatactaataattattataaatgggaacgtTTGTAGgtcttttattcaattttttttttatttaattgttgcCTGTTTCTTAACTCACATATATTTTAATCTTTATAGACATTATTAATTCACaaataagggcattttcaaaatttaggtCCATCCAATTAAGAGTAAATCGTTAACAAAATTAACtctctgtcagttttgtgaagaCAATTACcaaagcataaaatatgtctaagaatttacttttttcaataATCGCTTAGTTTATGACAtaactaacacaaaaacaatattcttattgaaatttcatgcttatttatcgtcacaaaactgacagaagttaatttttgttaacaacttacactAATTggagggtcccaaattctgaaaatgcccataatgtgatattgatcaaaatagttttaactttttttctgaaagcttaTGTCTGCCACTTCCCCCTACCACATcaggacactggcgatcaaatatatgagaggcgctcctagcacacattctaagctcgtgtaggtaaacgcgtatcATGTTTGTATgactgaaatatgacaggttgactgttcgcgtttttgacaggcggtaactgtgaggtaaccgagagggggtgggcggcactttcagcggagagcaggagtggccatactgtacgatagtactctttaattATACTGTGCCCCTACGCAACGTTTGTATGCTTACCGTTGTTGGCAGCTCTGGCCGCGTTCTCGTTGGGGTAGGGCGACGGGAAGTAGTCAGACAGCTTGCCGGGCCTCTCGAAGAAGTTGCCTTCCTCATCAGGGCCATCCTTGACCATCACCTGTGGTATTTAAATTATCGTTTACTCATTTGATTAATAGCAAGCACATCAGACCAAAATTAATGTCCCGTTACAATTATTATAttactcatttgtttatgactGTCCAGGCACGTGGAAAAAAGAAGTCCGCCTGCAGCCACATAGCACTAgatcctactcatagtgttgtgttcctggcGGAGAGTAATAATAGTAATGTAATGTCCCTGGAGGCACTGCTTAGCAGAATGATCAACATAATAACatcaaaagtttatttttgaagTAAATTTCGTAATCATAATCATTATTCAAACTTATAAAGGTTGAAAATGAATACTAGACTTCATTTGTTTTATATAGAGTTAGTTTCCTTTTATAAATAATACTAGTTTTTGCTTGGGGGGGCTTcacgcattaaattcgaaaattgcggaatgctccataaaaacttACACCGCTCCCccctccccattttagggaaaaggggggagttagaaagagacaaaaagtagcctatgtcactctccatcccttcaactatctaaacttaaaaaaatcacgtcaatgtgTCGCTGCATTTTGCCGTgatagacggacaaacaaacagatacacacactttcccatttataatattaatatggattggTCTATAGATACATTAGATACccttttttaggattccgtaccaaaaaggtacaaatcaTAAAGGTTCCTATactgccgctctgtccgtctgaccgtctgtcacattactaaatattttatactgacCTCAGCAGCCTCCGCCTTAGCCTCCTCTTCAGTATGTGACACGCCCACCAGGTTACGGAACGCGATGTACTGCAGCGAGTGGCAAGCCCTGCACACTTGCTTGTACACTTCGTAGCCGCGGCGAATACTGCAACACCATTGCATACGTTTACTTTGACTAGCAATTGTTTATTCTAACCTCCTTGATCCTGGTGCCCTCGTACGAGTACATAAGGTTTgaactttgacaaaaataaaagaaagttctaaattcaaaagcacAAATATTTCGCAGGGATCCAGGACCAGGATGCTAAGAAAAACAACTTCTGTGAGACattgacatatcgtcactacttttaaaaaaacttgtatcttcgtctgtcaatgaaaagaaaattgtagtaagtatgtatgaaatgcatatagacttactgcgttttaactttgaggaacagcgtgagatacgagatttttttaaagtagtgacgatatgtctcaCAGAAGTTGGCTTCAAGATGTCTCATAGGGCCAGTTTGCATCaatcacatttgacagacacatcatcacgtcacgcagcagacgtctatggaactttaaatacaataaaatttacgaATGCTTTAATGGTGACAGacagtttggtgcaaccgaccctaaataTGTAACCGGGTCATTCAAATAATGCTAGTCTTTGAGTTTTACACTCGAGTTACCCAGTTtacacattttatacaatagtaATTCCATTTAGAACATTTTTGTCTTACCTAGAAGTCTAACTATACAAAACACTAAAGAAATTATATCCTGTTTAGGGTAAAGTCACATCTATCAGTATCGAGTCACAATTGGTGTTTGGCAATTTCTCATACATAACATGCGGCTCGATGCTGATAGATTGAGACACttgataataaacaaaaatgaaATCTCAGCTGCTAGATTGAGACACttgataataaacaaaaatgaaGTCTCAATCACTAAATAAATAGTCTATGTACAATATGGCATTTTGTAGTCTACATGTTTAAAAACTGTGATGACCATGAAAACTAAAAACCCACATATATCTTTATCATGTATTtaactaataatattaatttctgTTTGAATAATTACTACTACTAACTATTAAATTGGGgcgaattttattaaataagcatcttaagaaaacaataacaacaaaaaaaagTCTAGAACATA
This window harbors:
- the LOC125231718 gene encoding cytochrome c1-2, heme protein, mitochondrial, which translates into the protein MFCQSFLSLRRFTIMAAAVGRICGARLLKSYGVLTPQVCQLSTNAQGWTRNRKLLLSTLGVVGGGVGALLFALEQSVQASGSEAHAPHQPWTHNGMFQSLDHASIRRGYEVYKQVCRACHSLQYIAFRNLVGVSHTEEEAKAEAAEVMVKDGPDEEGNFFERPGKLSDYFPSPYPNENAARAANNGAYPPDLSLIVSGRKGGEDYIFALLTGYMDPPAGIVLREGQNYNPYFPGGAISMAQSLFDEAAEYSDGTAPTASQLAKDVATFLRWCSEPELDDRRLMTIKVIGMFSLLGVFVYYLKRHKWTTMKSRKLAYKPVSKK